A window of the Deltaproteobacteria bacterium genome harbors these coding sequences:
- a CDS encoding nucleotide sugar dehydrogenase, whose translation AVVDYNDPYIPRLYRMRKFSYDKESVPVTAANIKKYDAVIISTAHSAYDYEAVKRHAKLIIDTRNATGVTGTVAGKVWKA comes from the coding sequence GGGCTGTCGTGGATTACAACGACCCCTACATCCCGCGCCTCTACCGGATGAGAAAGTTCTCCTACGACAAAGAGTCCGTTCCCGTAACCGCAGCCAACATCAAAAAGTACGACGCCGTCATCATCTCGACGGCACACTCCGCCTACGACTACGAAGCGGTCAAGCGGCACGCGAAACTGATCATCGACACGCGGAACGCAACGGGTGTAACCGGTACGGTTGCGGGAAAGGTGTGGAAAGCATAA